A portion of the Desulfobaccales bacterium genome contains these proteins:
- a CDS encoding methylenetetrahydrofolate reductase C-terminal domain-containing protein — MVVGERKPLSEIQEMVRPYGKILVAGCDTCTAECLSGGRKQVAELAAALDMAFRLEGKEMEILEVTVDRQCIQEFLLDVIDVAENADAVLSIACGAGIQSLAERLPGKAVLPGLNTMFIGESAGGGLWQERCQGCGDCVLGTTGGYCPVTRCAKGLLNGPCGGSQGGKCEVSMTQKCDVPCVWALIYDRLSELGELDRLMTYCGPKDWRPAGASGPRQLVRQV; from the coding sequence ATGGTTGTTGGAGAAAGAAAACCCCTCTCCGAAATCCAGGAGATGGTGCGTCCATATGGAAAAATTCTGGTCGCCGGCTGTGACACCTGCACCGCGGAGTGCCTGAGCGGCGGGCGCAAGCAGGTGGCGGAACTGGCCGCGGCCCTGGACATGGCCTTCCGCCTGGAAGGCAAAGAGATGGAGATCCTCGAGGTGACCGTCGACCGCCAGTGCATCCAAGAGTTCCTCCTGGACGTCATCGATGTCGCCGAAAATGCCGACGCGGTGCTCTCCATCGCCTGCGGCGCCGGGATTCAAAGCCTGGCGGAACGCCTGCCGGGTAAGGCAGTGTTGCCGGGCCTCAATACCATGTTCATCGGTGAGTCTGCAGGCGGCGGTTTGTGGCAGGAACGCTGTCAGGGCTGCGGCGACTGTGTCCTGGGTACCACCGGAGGGTATTGCCCTGTGACCCGCTGCGCCAAGGGCCTCCTTAACGGTCCCTGCGGCGGCTCCCAAGGTGGCAAATGCGAAGTCTCGATGACCCAAAAGTGCGACGTGCCCTGTGTCTGGGCCCTGATTTATGACCGCTTGAGCGAGTTGGGTGAACTGGATCGTCTTATGACCTACTGCGGTCCCAAAGACTGGCGCCCCGCCGGGGCCAGCGGCCCCCGGCAATTGGTACGTCAGGTCTAA
- the nifB gene encoding nitrogenase cofactor biosynthesis protein NifB — MNTKLNIDRHPCFNVNVKGECGRVHLPVAPKCNIMCNYCNRKYDCVNESRPGVTSAVLKPKQAIAYLERVLEKEPRITVVGIAGPGDPFANPQETLGTIRLIRQRFPELLLCLATNGLGLPPYLDELAELNVSHVTLTVNAVDPEIGAKIYSWVRDGKVIYRGIKAAEVLLARQLESIRGLKARGITVKVNTIIIPGINDHHVQDVAKKMAELGVDILNCMPMYPNADTPFGDVPEPQPSQMTGIRREAEKIIPQMHHCTRCRADAVGLLDSDRTDEFRGCLSACANAVPAPADRPYVAVASQEGMLVNLHLGEAAGFQIWGPQDGGFRMIEVRPAPRPGGGADRWWAMAETLKDCRAVLVSGIGDTPQAILSEAGVEPVVMNGFIEMALQTIYGSGDLSALKARKSGVAGGCCNKKSGEGCM, encoded by the coding sequence ATGAATACCAAGCTAAATATAGATCGACATCCATGCTTCAATGTCAATGTCAAGGGCGAATGCGGCCGGGTGCACCTGCCGGTGGCGCCTAAATGCAACATCATGTGCAACTATTGCAACCGCAAGTATGATTGCGTTAACGAGAGCCGTCCCGGGGTCACCAGCGCGGTGCTCAAGCCGAAGCAGGCCATCGCCTATCTTGAGCGGGTCCTCGAGAAAGAGCCCCGCATCACCGTGGTGGGTATCGCCGGCCCGGGAGACCCTTTTGCCAACCCCCAGGAGACCCTGGGGACCATTCGGTTGATCCGCCAGCGGTTTCCAGAACTTTTGCTCTGCCTGGCCACTAACGGCCTGGGGCTGCCGCCTTATCTCGATGAACTGGCGGAGCTTAACGTCTCCCACGTGACCTTGACGGTGAACGCGGTGGATCCCGAAATTGGGGCCAAAATTTATAGTTGGGTGCGGGATGGCAAGGTGATCTATCGGGGTATCAAAGCAGCGGAAGTTTTGCTTGCGCGGCAACTGGAGTCCATCCGCGGCCTCAAGGCCCGGGGGATTACGGTAAAGGTGAACACCATCATCATACCCGGGATCAATGACCACCACGTCCAGGATGTGGCCAAAAAGATGGCGGAGTTGGGCGTGGATATCCTCAACTGCATGCCCATGTATCCCAACGCGGATACCCCCTTCGGGGATGTGCCGGAACCGCAGCCTTCGCAGATGACCGGAATCCGCCGGGAGGCTGAGAAGATTATACCCCAGATGCACCACTGCACCCGCTGCCGGGCTGACGCCGTGGGTTTGCTGGACTCCGACCGCACCGACGAATTCCGGGGCTGCCTGTCGGCCTGCGCCAATGCCGTTCCGGCCCCGGCCGACCGGCCCTACGTGGCCGTGGCCAGCCAGGAGGGCATGTTGGTGAACCTGCATTTAGGTGAGGCGGCCGGGTTCCAGATTTGGGGCCCCCAGGACGGCGGCTTCCGGATGATCGAGGTACGGCCGGCTCCCCGTCCCGGCGGCGGCGCTGACCGCTGGTGGGCGATGGCCGAAACCCTGAAAGACTGCCGCGCTGTCCTGGTAAGTGGCATCGGTGACACGCCTCAGGCCATTTTAAGCGAAGCCGGGGTGGAGCCGGTGGTCATGAACGGCTTCATCGAGATGGCCCTACAAACCATTTATGGGAGTGGCGACCTGTCGGCGCTCAAAGCCCGCAAGTCAGGGGTGGCCGGAGGCTGTTGTAACAAAAAATCGGGGGAGGGGTGCATGTAA
- a CDS encoding nitrogenase component 1, producing the protein MNTGKNQDPAYVSTTNACKLCKPLGACLAFRGIEGAVPFLHGSQGCATYMRRYVISHFREPMDIASSSLGEKHAIYGGGPNLKQGLTNVMNKYGARLIGVASTCLTETIGDDMPGLVQEFRRELHEAESPEIVTVSTPSYSGTHMEGFHAAVKAVVEQMAQSGEPTEAVNLLPGFVSPADIRYLKEVLADFGLPGIVLPDLSDTLDGPAQLDYDKIPAGGTPLNAIRAMGASRATLQFGRTLGLEETAGHLLEQRFRVPCYSLGLPVGLRETDTFFKVLEELAGRITPEKHAAERGRLIDAYVDGHKYIFNKRAVVYGEEDLVVGLVAFLAEIGVKPVLCASGGQSGNLAQAVAEVTEGLLPEPPVVREGMDFYEIAEEAEKMEPDLLIGHSKGYHLAKHWNAPLVRVGFPIHDRFGGPRILHLGYRGAQNLLDQIVNAMIERKQETSPVGYGYM; encoded by the coding sequence ATGAATACTGGCAAAAACCAAGATCCAGCATACGTCTCCACCACCAACGCCTGCAAACTCTGCAAGCCGTTGGGGGCCTGTCTGGCCTTCCGGGGGATCGAAGGGGCGGTGCCCTTTCTCCACGGCTCCCAGGGCTGCGCTACTTATATGCGGCGCTATGTCATCAGCCATTTTCGGGAACCCATGGACATTGCGTCCTCCTCTTTGGGAGAAAAACACGCCATTTACGGCGGCGGCCCCAATCTGAAGCAAGGCCTCACCAATGTCATGAACAAGTACGGTGCCCGGCTCATCGGGGTGGCCAGCACGTGTCTCACCGAGACCATCGGCGACGATATGCCTGGATTGGTTCAGGAGTTTCGCCGGGAGTTGCATGAGGCCGAATCGCCGGAGATCGTTACGGTCTCCACCCCCAGCTACAGCGGCACCCACATGGAAGGCTTCCATGCCGCGGTCAAGGCGGTGGTGGAACAGATGGCCCAATCGGGGGAGCCCACAGAGGCGGTTAATCTCCTGCCAGGGTTCGTCTCTCCTGCGGATATCCGGTATTTGAAGGAAGTCCTGGCGGATTTCGGGCTTCCCGGGATCGTCCTGCCGGATCTTTCCGACACCCTGGATGGCCCGGCCCAACTGGATTATGACAAGATTCCCGCCGGCGGTACGCCACTTAACGCCATACGGGCCATGGGGGCCTCCCGGGCCACCCTGCAGTTCGGGCGCACCCTGGGGCTGGAAGAGACTGCGGGACATTTACTGGAACAGCGCTTTCGGGTGCCGTGTTACTCCCTGGGTCTGCCCGTCGGCCTCAGGGAGACGGATACCTTTTTCAAGGTGCTGGAAGAACTGGCCGGGCGTATCACTCCTGAGAAACACGCCGCCGAACGCGGCCGCCTCATCGACGCCTATGTGGACGGGCACAAGTATATTTTCAATAAAAGGGCGGTGGTATACGGCGAAGAAGACCTGGTAGTGGGGCTCGTGGCCTTCCTGGCCGAAATCGGCGTAAAGCCGGTGCTCTGCGCCTCCGGCGGGCAGAGCGGCAACCTGGCGCAGGCCGTGGCCGAGGTCACCGAGGGCCTGCTGCCGGAGCCCCCGGTGGTTCGGGAAGGCATGGATTTTTACGAGATTGCCGAAGAGGCCGAGAAAATGGAGCCTGATCTGCTCATCGGCCACAGCAAGGGCTATCATCTGGCCAAGCATTGGAACGCGCCTTTGGTGCGGGTCGGCTTTCCCATTCACGACCGTTTCGGCGGCCCCCGGATTCTGCATCTGGGCTACCGGGGCGCCCAGAATCTCCTGGACCAGATCGTCAATGCCATGATTGAACGCAAGCAAGAAACCAGCCCGGTGGGCTACGGCTATATGTAG